The Cylindrospermopsis curvispora GIHE-G1 genome contains a region encoding:
- a CDS encoding bifunctional acetate--CoA ligase family protein/GNAT family N-acetyltransferase produces MEASIPLRLDKASDILRTEKTSALDGIFAPQTVAVIGASEKPGSVGRTLLWNLITNPFNGTVFPINPHRHSVLGIKAYPTISDISEKIDLAVIATPAPTVPKIIADCVQAGIKGAIIISAGFKEAGEKGIALEKEILSVAQGGKIRIIGPNCLGMMNPISGLNATFASKMAQPGSVGFLSQSGALCTSILDWSLQENVGFSAFVSLGSMLDISWGDLIYYLGDDPHTKSIVIYMESIGNARSFLSAAREVALTKPIIVIKAGRTAAAAKAAASHTGSLAGSDAVLDAAFKRCGVLRVNSISDLFDMSEVLAKQPYPQGPRLTILTNAGGPGVLATDSLIESGGELAAISPQTMENLNHILPPQWSHNNPIDILGDADPQRYTKALEIASKDTNSDGLLVILTPQAMTDPTKIAEELKPYSQMQDKPILASWMGGEDIAEGQKILNLEGIPTYSYPDTAARIFSYMWRYSYNLKGIYETPVLPALECDSNTRNCGLVTTIITEARKAGRTILTEFESKEILAAYGIPVVGGTIAKSAQEAIEWAEKIGYPVVLKLYSHTITHKTDVGGVQLNLRNAESVKKAYHFIETSVLEKARPEDFLGVTVQPMVKTNGYELIIGSSLDPQFGPVLLFGTGGQLVEVFQDSSIALPPLNTTLARRMMEQTKIYQALRGVRGRQSIDMQALEELLVVFSHLVVEQPWIKEIDINPLLAIPPTPDHPGGLIALDGRIVLHPAEMEEQQLPKLAIRPYPHQYVSNWRLKNGREVIIRPIRPEDEPLMVKFHHTLSEETIYFRYFHLIKLSQRVTHERLTRICFIDYDREMALIAEQEDPHTQQKEILAVGRLSKLHGSNSAEFAMLVTDGYQRNGLGTEILTRLMEIAKNEKISVIFAEILAENIAMQKVCQNLGFEIFPTEDGTILKAEIYL; encoded by the coding sequence ATGGAAGCATCTATCCCCTTGAGATTAGATAAAGCATCTGATATATTGCGCACAGAGAAAACCAGTGCACTAGATGGGATCTTTGCACCCCAAACCGTAGCAGTTATTGGTGCAAGTGAAAAACCTGGGAGCGTGGGTAGAACCTTGTTATGGAATTTAATTACCAATCCCTTCAATGGTACAGTTTTCCCCATTAATCCCCATCGTCATAGTGTACTGGGTATAAAAGCCTATCCAACAATTTCTGATATTTCCGAAAAAATTGACCTAGCTGTAATTGCTACTCCTGCACCCACAGTGCCAAAAATTATTGCCGACTGTGTGCAAGCAGGAATCAAAGGAGCAATTATTATTTCTGCTGGTTTTAAGGAAGCAGGTGAAAAAGGAATTGCTTTAGAGAAAGAAATATTATCTGTAGCACAGGGAGGAAAGATCAGAATTATTGGACCAAACTGTTTAGGAATGATGAATCCCATTTCTGGTTTAAACGCTACCTTTGCTAGTAAAATGGCCCAACCAGGGAGTGTGGGTTTTCTGAGTCAAAGTGGTGCATTATGTACATCAATTTTGGACTGGAGTTTACAGGAAAATGTAGGTTTTAGCGCCTTTGTTTCCCTAGGTTCAATGTTAGATATTAGTTGGGGAGACTTAATTTATTATCTAGGAGACGATCCCCACACTAAAAGTATAGTTATTTATATGGAATCAATTGGTAATGCTCGTTCTTTTTTATCAGCAGCACGGGAAGTAGCATTAACCAAACCAATTATAGTAATTAAAGCAGGTCGTACAGCAGCAGCAGCAAAAGCAGCAGCTTCCCATACGGGGTCATTAGCAGGAAGTGATGCGGTTTTAGATGCAGCATTCAAAAGATGTGGAGTATTAAGGGTTAATAGTATTTCTGATTTATTTGATATGTCAGAAGTATTAGCAAAACAACCTTATCCTCAAGGTCCTAGATTAACCATTCTCACCAATGCGGGTGGACCGGGAGTATTAGCGACGGACTCATTGATAGAAAGTGGGGGAGAACTAGCAGCAATTTCTCCCCAAACTATGGAAAATTTAAATCATATATTACCTCCCCAATGGAGTCATAATAACCCCATAGATATTTTGGGAGATGCGGATCCACAACGTTATACAAAAGCCTTAGAAATTGCCAGTAAGGATACCAATAGTGATGGTTTATTAGTAATTTTGACTCCTCAAGCTATGACTGATCCCACCAAGATTGCTGAGGAATTAAAGCCCTATTCTCAAATGCAGGACAAACCTATTTTAGCCAGTTGGATGGGTGGAGAGGATATTGCAGAAGGGCAAAAAATTCTCAACCTTGAGGGTATTCCCACATATTCCTATCCTGATACTGCTGCTAGGATATTTAGTTATATGTGGCGCTATAGTTATAACTTAAAGGGGATTTATGAAACTCCCGTATTACCCGCATTGGAATGTGATAGTAATACTCGCAACTGTGGTTTAGTGACAACTATTATTACAGAAGCTAGAAAGGCGGGAAGAACAATTTTAACTGAATTTGAATCCAAGGAAATTTTAGCAGCTTATGGCATTCCAGTAGTGGGAGGAACCATTGCCAAAAGTGCACAAGAAGCGATAGAATGGGCGGAAAAAATTGGCTATCCTGTAGTATTAAAATTGTATTCCCATACAATTACCCATAAAACGGATGTGGGGGGAGTTCAGTTAAATTTAAGAAATGCTGAATCAGTAAAAAAAGCCTATCATTTTATAGAAACCTCAGTTTTAGAAAAAGCTAGACCAGAGGATTTTTTAGGTGTAACCGTACAACCCATGGTCAAAACTAATGGGTATGAATTAATTATTGGTAGTAGTCTGGATCCCCAATTTGGTCCAGTATTATTATTTGGCACCGGAGGACAATTGGTAGAAGTCTTTCAAGATAGTTCTATTGCTCTACCACCCCTAAATACCACCCTAGCACGTCGGATGATGGAGCAGACTAAAATTTATCAAGCTTTAAGGGGGGTCAGGGGTAGACAAAGTATTGATATGCAAGCTTTAGAGGAACTGTTAGTAGTCTTTAGTCATTTGGTAGTAGAACAACCGTGGATTAAAGAAATAGATATTAATCCTTTATTAGCAATTCCCCCCACACCCGATCATCCAGGTGGTTTAATCGCATTAGATGGCAGAATAGTATTACATCCAGCTGAGATGGAAGAGCAGCAATTACCTAAATTAGCAATCCGTCCCTATCCCCATCAATATGTGTCTAATTGGAGATTGAAAAATGGTAGGGAGGTGATTATTCGTCCTATTCGTCCTGAGGATGAACCATTGATGGTCAAATTTCATCACACATTATCGGAAGAAACTATTTATTTTCGTTATTTTCATCTAATCAAATTAAGTCAAAGAGTTACCCATGAAAGACTGACCAGGATCTGTTTTATTGATTATGACCGGGAAATGGCCTTAATTGCTGAACAGGAAGACCCACATACTCAACAGAAGGAAATTTTAGCAGTAGGAAGATTAAGTAAATTACATGGTAGTAATAGTGCGGAATTTGCCATGCTGGTCACTGATGGTTACCAGCGCAACGGGTTAGGTACAGAAATTCTCACAAGGTTAATGGAAATAGCCAAGAATGAGAAAATATCTGTGATTTTTGCTGAGATCCTAGCAGAAAATATAGCCATGCAGAAGGTATGTCAAAACTTGGGTTTTGAGATTTTTCCAACTGAGGATGGAACCATCTTGAAAGCAGAAATCTATCTATAA